The genome window TATTGTTACGTTTGACCTTTGTTTgaccatttgacccgtttcttTTTTAGCTAATGTTTCTCATCATTtcaataaaaatataattttgtcAATAGTGCAGGTAACTTATCACAACTTATAATTTTTTCAATTAAAAAGGATTTTTTTGTTGACATGCAATTTATCACAACTTTtatttgtttgacccgtttccgtggtatttttttatattaatatataacTTTTTCGATGATGTATGCACACTTTATCACAACTTTTGATTCGTTTGACCAATTGACCCGTTtcttttttagctattttttttgtttgtttagtacaaataaaacataaatcaaATCGACCCATTTACATAATACTTTTGTCTTTGATGTATAGGCTACCTTGCGGTGACCATTCGAGAAAGAAGGAGGCAACGGTGTTGCCAAAGAGGGATACTAATTCAAGTAGTTGTGGAAGTGATGAGATGGAACAATGATCATTAGACCTTTTGGGGATTGATGGATTCATGTTGGAAGCTTTGTCAAGAGCAGGATTTCTTTCATTATCATTCTGACATTCATTTTTGAACCATATGAACCATATTTGAACAAGGTTTTTGATGGACTATGTTTAGTTTTCAATTTTATCGTTTGTTTAAAAGGCTTTTAGTTAGTGAATTATATTTGGTTCGTGTTTTGAAGATTCACGTGGAGTTCAGATTATGTCAAAAAGGCGTGTTTTATGGAAAAAGTATAACGCGCTTGGGTCGCCCAACGCATtaaattttgttaaataaaaGAATAAAGGCTTTAAGTCCATTATAGTTTAAAAGCCCCTTAACCTTAAAAGGCTTCGAAAATTTTAATATTTATAGATCAAAATTTGGGCTAGAAGCCTTTATAAAGACATTTTCTTTAGATCAGTTTCTTCTAAGTTGGGAACATTTTATTGAGCAAATTGTATCACAAAAAAGTTTATTTCAACTAAAAATACGTATATGGATGTAAATTAATGTATACATTTGTTTAGCTCCACTAACAAAAACTATAAATTGgttgttttgataaaaaaaaaattgtgaaaaaGACTTAGCTTCTAGATATTAAGCAGTATGTACATTGAGGTGATGTTCGAATACAAAAAGAAGTTATATAATTTAGAAGATAAATTTAGGTTTTTAAAGTGTAGTTTGTGATAATCTAAAAGATAATTTTAGGTTTTTAAAGTATAGTTTGTGAAATATGATCATCAATAATATTAATATAGGATATTAGAAAAGTATTCAAATAGTAtgatttagattttttttaagttttgaaTTCGTTGGTTTGACTCTATCCGATTAATATTGTCGAATGGATTTTCTCACAAGAGTTGTTATCTGTAAGAGTTAATTTAAATCTAATTAATTTTTGACTTCATTAAAATCAAACCTCCAACCCAAACGGACAAAAGACCAAACAACAAAACAacccccgacccaaacgggcaaagggtCAACAAACTACAATATATACAATGGATATTGACACCAATCCGCCCATTTGAGATTATTACAAGAAAATCTATTTTTAACCCAAACAAACCCTCTAGATTTTATCTCCCTTATGATATCCTGCGCACTACACTTTTCTGTTTAAAAACCACCTCATTCTTTTCTTTCCAAATGCACCAACAAGAGATAATAGTCAATCCGTAAATAATTTTTTTCCGCCTTCTTGCCACTTTTAATGTACTTGTGGATGTCTAATATATCTTTGAACTCAAAAAAGGAAAATCGGCGGAATGTTGCACCAATTACTAAAAGCCGACCACACCCGGAAAGCCACCGAGCAAGCAGTGAACAAATGTTCCACCGACTCCTCGAAATCGTCGCAACATGGACACATCATCGATTTAATGTTTATATTCCTTCTTCTTAAATTATCTCTCGTGGGGAGCCTATTAAGGTTGCCTCTCCATGCCATGATATTACATTTAAATGATTGAGGCAAAACCATTCAAATGACCAAATCACAAGGATGAAAATGAAagtttactaaaatatatacatatataattaatattaaaaaatagtataaacaaaaatatattaaaaaggtCCTTGGAATTAAAAATAGAGTAATGACATAAATGGTTCTTTTAAATTGGaatggtattttagtcattttactgAAATTTAGTAAATTTCCGTTTTGCTCCCCATGGTTCGttcattttaatggttttgctccaatcctttaaaaatagccattttactccctgatgtttcggttttgTCGCGAGTTTGCTCCACGGCTCTAACTAAGTTACAATTTTTAGTTAAAGTAAGGGTATTTAGTAAATTTATATATAAGTATTTAATTTTTATTCTATTATCAACTCCAAAAATCTATTCCtttattgaaaatgaaaaaagaaaCATAAGGGCATGTAATTATAATATGTTTTCTATTACTGATTTGACAGTACTATAACGCGAAAACAAACGAGCAGAGCTTTGCTTCAAAGTTGctccaaaagttacaaatgacaaaggCTCAACACATATATAAAGCACTGGCTTCGTACGAAACCTGATgttgtgccttcgtacgaagctactggcttcgtacgaagctaccTCAGCTTCATAACACGCTCTCTTCTATTCAGTACCAGTCTCGTATCATCTGTTTCAGCTACGATACTTGATTGACGTaagcgatagacatatgcactcacaCCTTGCATCGCTCCCATCTAACCCACCATTACCACCATCCATCCACCATAACTCAACCACCGACACTATCTACCCTCTGCCGTCGCTGCCTCCTTTTCTCGTACAAACTCAACCACCGCCTCACCAACCACCTGCCACTAACACACCGCCCAACCACCGCCTCACCATCACACCGCccgacccaccaccatcatcacaacCGCTACCATCATCACATCgcccgaccaccaccaccatcacacagCCGACATCTTCCCTAATACCTAAACCAACCGCCTCCGTAATCACTCCCACCTCTGGCTGCCACAACAAGCATAAATCtgaaacataaataaaaaaaatcccttTTTCCCCAAATCGCATCCCTTTGTCCCCAATGCCCATCTTCGTAAAACAGAAGGCCGAAACCAACAACAAATTGTTCACCATTTCACTttcaaaatcatcacaatcaactgAGGGTTAGGGTTTACTATCAGTTTAATCTCACGATGGATCGTAACGAAGAGAAAGATCAATAGATGCTCAATAGGTTCATCACCATTAAAGCCGAAGATCTGAGATCTGAATAAGGTAGGTTGGTGGTGCTTGAACCGCAGTTTGGATCTGAGCAAAACAGGTGGGGGCAGGTGGGTTGGGCAGGGTTGTGCACGGTGGTGGTGATGTGGTGACGGTTGGTGGTGCACGGTGGTGGTGAGGTGGTGAcggttggtggtggtggagaaGATGGAGAATGCAGAGAGAGTGTAGAGAGAAGAGAGAGGgcaaagagagagagaagaaacaTTGCAGGGTTCTGTTATACATATAAtataatctttgtttgtaatttTACTAAAATACCCATAGTTTTATACTTGAAGTTACCTAAATACCCTTTAAGCTAACAAATATTTTAGATGTAGTTAATGCCATGgagcaaaatgaaaaaaaaaaaaaaaaacatagtaaactattggagtaaaatgactatttttaaagaattaagacaaaaccattaaaactaccaaaccacagggagcaaaacggaaaaaaaaatgaaaaaaaaaaaaaaacatagtaaactattggagtaaaatgactatttttaaagaattaagacaaaaccattaaaactaccaaaccacagggagcaaaacggaagtttactctaaaaattAACTAAGTTTGGTGTtcgtacccaaaggtgttacaaaattgaaaccatgaaacctgaacctgttaaaaaaagttaATACCCAAACACGAAACTAGCTATAAACCATTGGGTCCATCTGTGTAATTGACTCAATGTTTTAAATCGTTGTATACATTCATTGCTTTTAAAACGAAAATACAAACCTCAATGCTCTTACTAATTTATTGTTTTTAAGGGGTTAGTGAAAATTTAAAAATGACTTACAAGTCTGAAATTTTAGTGTTCAAAACCAGATGGTTGGAGTAAAATGCACgcatagtccctgtggttttgcaaaataacacctatagtccctaacttttgaaaattacatcggtgctccctgtggtttgacagtttgttactcggatagtccctggagtggatgacggttagttttctccgttaagtggatgtgaaatgacaaatttaCCCTTTATCTTCTCCACTTAATATAAAAGCAAAACAACTCCACCCCAACCCCACCCACTCCCCACCTTTCTCTCTGTTTTCCCCCAGAGATTAAAGTTACCGGAGTCGTGTTCCGTCAGTCGCCGTGTTTCTCTTCCGCCGCCGCTGCTGACGTGACCAGCTCCCGCCACCCGGATCTCACTAAACCAAAGCATCCACATATAACACTCCACCAGTTGGGTGTTTGTGAACATTAAATTTAACCTAAATCTAAGCTGTTTTGGAATTTTAAAAGCTTGCCACCCAAGTGATGAACAGTGACCCAACGCAAAAAGCTCTCTTGTTCGGTATTTTGGTAGGAAACGTGAAATCGTGTTTCCTATTACAATCACATGAACTTGGACCTCAAATTGAACTGTATTACAACATATAATTATTGAATATCATCGAATGGGGAAATCAAATCTTCAAGATCGGAATTTCTCATCTAATGGTGAATCAAAGATGTCGGTTCAGTATTTGATATAAGTAAAGCACCCCTTGCACCTCTTCGACCGTTTACAATCTGAATCGCACCTTAAAATCATTCCGGGTTCTGCTCTGCAAGTCTCACCGGAAAACCTGCAACCTCACCGGAAGTTGGAACTCGCAAAACCTCATTCTATATCTCTTCTGCTTCATATAAGAAAGGTATAATATGCACCCACTTATTCGTTCCTTATTTCTGAACAAAACCCCTACTATAATTTGTGAAACTGGAACTAGTGTTTTCTTTGAACGCCCCGGTGACGTTAATCTGGGGGAAATAGAGAGAAAGGTGGGGGTGGGTGGGGTTGGGGTTGGGGTTGGGGTTGGGTTGTTGTGTTTTTATAGAGTGGAGAAGATGGAGGGtaaatttgtcatttcacatccacttaacggagaaaactaaccgtcattcactccagggactatctgagtaacaaactgtcaaaccacagggagcaccggtgcaatttccaaaagttggggactacaGGTGTTATTTtgaaaaaccacagggactatccgtgcattttactcagaTGGTTGAGTATTTAATCAAAGCGTATATGTTGAGATTTCAAGACTCTAAAACATGTTAGAAGACTCCTTCTTATAGAGGATTCTTTTAGGAAGATCTCAATTCAACTTCTTATGTTGCTTAATTTTTTATGCTTGTTGATGGAATTTAAGTGGATTTAGGTTAGGTTATGGACTTATTGCTGTGTTTAAGTTCGCTGATTTTGTTTTGTGTGATTCGAATACCTGATTTTGTGTTTAGTTTAATTGAATTGGATGATTGTTGATGTAATCAATGTTTAAGCGAACTTAGATTAGGTTATTGTTCTTTTAATGAACAGCAAAGTGCCATAAAGCCATCAGTAAAGTAATTGTTCTGTCTTTGTTGCATTTACAAACAACTGTGCTTGCTCATTCCATCTAAAAATTCTTATTCTTAGCAATACTCTTGTCATGTTTTTTGGCAATGTGCAGCAAGAGTATATACATGGAATTAGTGCCTGGAATTTCAACATTGAGGATTTGAAGAATCAGGCTGCCGTTATATGTTTTTTTGTTGTTCGAATTATCGAGTCTTTTAGAAAATGTCTGTGGTGTTACACATTGTTAATTTATTTCCTTTGATGACAGATCTAGGACTACGATGAAATATCAAACGCAGAAGATCTGAACGAAACTTCAAAGAAACAAAACAGACTCGATGATGTTGGTTTACCAGCAGATAGGTCTTCCACTGAGGTGTCTGATCATTCAGATTCCGGATCGCACATCAAGGTATTATCTTGGTCAAATTTATGTTGACTTTTCTTGCCTTCAGAGTTCAGATTCTGCATCTGGATTAGTTTGAGGGTTTTAAATTTAATTTATCATAAATTGCGTAAATATCAATCTTTAGTCGTCTCAGGATGCAACCGATGAAATTCCCAATTTAGAGAGTTCATTTGCGGAACTGATTTAAACAGTAATATACTGAATTACAAGACAATGAAGTCAAATTTAAACATTAATGATTTGTCGTATCTGATTTAGAACGACTCAGAAGGCCTTGTGAAACAAATAGGTGATGATCCTTTCAGGTACCAATACTCTTATTTCATCTGATATATGATACTAAACTTCATAAGATATAATGATTCAGAGATGCAATCTTAAGTTCCCTTTTAATGGTGTAGTGGGTTCGTGTTGAATGTATAAAGGCTGACTATTTTCACATTGTTTGACAAAATACTAAATATTgtttgcttttgtttttattcttGATGTTTTGTACGCTACAGGTGTTGTGGACTGATGTGGAGCTCAATTTCGTGGTAGATAGAATTACAATCAACAGACACGGATCGGCTTTACTTTTAGAAGCATCGAATGGGTTATGTGTTATGTACCTATATGAGCGTTCTTCATCAAAAGATAGTGCTGTGATACACAGGTAGTAAAATACAGAGTTTTTAATCTAAATTGTTTCCGTTATACAAGTTTTAGGAAGTTACCTTTTTATTTGTGTGACAACATTGCAATGGTTTTGAAATCATTTTTGTTCTATTGATCTGCAGGACAGTATTAGTTGGCTCAGATCTCTACCTCAACACGAACGATGCCATACGGACTCTAAAAGTATCATGGCATCCTTATGGTGATACTCATCTTGGAATTCTATATTCGGATTCGGTTTTCAGGTCTACACTCTAAACCAGCATTTTGCTTCAGTTTTCAGGTCTCACTGATATTTTCATTTAACTGTAATTTATGACCATTATTGTAGGCTTTATGATATGTCCTCAGCTATTGAGCAACCAGAGCAAGAGTATTATGTACTCATTTTATATCTGAACCAAAGTTCAATTAGAAATGCTCAAATAAGAGAAAGTTGACGAGAGAGTATGCATGTGTATGGGAGAATTAGATTAACCAACCaaaagagaaaagaaagggaTATTGTTATCTTACGATGAGTAGTTTAAAGGTTTTACCACTTTTGAAGTATATATGTTCAAAGTTGACATCTAATTGTTTATAATATCAGTGACCGAGTAGCAGTTGGACGTGCACTTGACCTTCCTGTATATTTTGGGGATGCTGGTAGTCGAGAGGTGAAGTTAATTTCTATACATACAACTGAAAACCACATGATGTGGAATCACTCGGTGTTGCATAAGATTGGGGCGGAAAGAGCTTGTGCTGCAGCAATCACTCTAGATACACCTGGTGCAAATTATAGAACTGTTTGGGCTCTCAGCAAGTATTTCCCAAACGTAAAGACTTTTGTACGCGCTCATGATGTTGATCATGGACTCAATCTGGAGAAGGCTGGTGTAGCAGCGGTATGATCTCTTACTATGTTACTTTTATTCATGCCCCTGTATGTCAAATGGATAACATAAATTAAAATTCGCTAGAAAGTAAACAGGTCAATCGGTTGAACGGGCTGAAAGTCATCCGTAGTGTATTCAAATGTAGAAAAACCTCCTGAAtggttttttttaaaagattaagAGTACTCATGTAATATCAAGGTTTTCGtaatcatatttatttattttaaattttagaaATGGATAAAGAAAGTGTTTGTGTGCTAACCAAATTTAATCCGAACCTTTTGATCCACACATAATAATGTCATGCTTTCTACCTTTAACAAACTCCGTATCTTTCTTTCTTTAATAATTTTGCATCGTATTCACCTTGAGTAAAAAAACAATGCAGGTTGTGCCTGAGACATTAGAACCCAGTCTACAGTTAGCATCTGTTGTTCTTGCACACGTAAGTGATATCCTTTTTCATGTTGTTCACTTCGTTTAATAGCAGATAGCGAATTGCAAATAAGTCTTTTGATTTTTCGTATCCTACTTTTGTTTGATAGGCTAAATTACCAATGTCGGAGATAGCAGCCACAATCAACGAGTTCAGATCCTGTCACCTTTCAGAACTAACTGAGGTATACACTCTTCACAGCTTCGTTAAATATTTTAATTAATGTGTTCAACCCACACATAAACGTTGCATTTTGCAGTTGTGTGAAACTAGCGGTAGCTCTCTAGGGTACGGGTTTTCTTGCATCGTAGTCAAACCTAAAAGTCAGCCTTCAGAGTCTACAGATGACAACCAAGTCAGTGAAGGAACACTTGCATCATAAAAGatgctaaaaactaaataaatctAAGAAGACCCAAAATTGGTAGGGTAATATGTTGCCCCCAGATACAAAATATACAGGTAAAGATTTTAGGATGCATGATGCGACTTTTTATTTTGACCTTTTGAGAAGACCAGCCCAGATTTTTAAGGTTGACTCTGCTTTCCTTTCAATCTTTAAACGGTTTATAACAATTTGACGGCTCTTTTGTGGGATCAATCTTTCTGAAAAACAAAGTCACATATGAAAATGATACTTAATTGAAATTTTGGTTACTTAAGTTTTCCTACTTTTTCTGAAAAACGAAGTCACATATGAAAATGATACTTAATTGAAATTTTGGTTATAAAACTGTTAGAAAAtaaaacagtgtttgaaaccactgttaggTTAAAACAGTTTTTTGAAACCAGTTTTGAAACCACTATTGGGTtaacagatggatgaaaacaaATGTTTGAAACAACTGTTGGGTGGCATTTGGGTTAAAACAGATGCTAGAAAAtaaaacagtgtttgaaaccactgttgggttaaaacagtgatTTGAAACTACTGttgggtcaacagatggatgaaaacagatgtttgaaaccactATTGGGTTACAACAGTGTTTTGTGGagaaaacagtggttgaaactactgttgggttaaaatggtggtttgaaaccactgttgggttgtTATAGAAATTTGTTTTGTCTTTCTGAAATCTGATATAAGATGTTTACTTGCACATGTCAATTGTCATGTGATTTTGTTTTGGAAAGAGGATGAAGATTGTTTTTTTGGTGGTTTCAAAATTGATCGGTGTACTGTGAGATTTCTGGATTTTGTAGTTGTTTCTCTATTAATTTGTTTTCTTGAAATAACTAAAACTTGATCAATATTGTTTGGCTTTGattgtattaaaaaaatttaatGATTTGGTTTCAGCCATTGCTCTGTGATCCAAACCCAAACTCGCCAGCGAACTCAGAAGTAGCACGGTTAACAACAACAAGCTCCTCAATTGGCTAATCAATCATCGGCATCTTCATCGGCGGCTCACACAGTTACATCAGAGGAAGATGAGATTCTGAAAAGAAACACTGATTGCGTTTACTTTCTTGCTTCACCCTTAACTTGCAAAAAGGTAACTTTTTATTTGTAACTGTTTAGGTAAATTTTAGTGTTGATTAGAGAGAATTGTTGTATAACTGAAATGTCAATGGATTTGACTGGTAACGGTTTGTAATTAGGTGCAGAACTGATTGAGATGTATACACACAAACTGATAAGATACCAAAGAGGATCTAAACCGATTCGTTTAGTAACTGAAAACCATACAAAGTAAGTACTTATTTTGAACACAACTCTATTTTCCTTAAAGTTTATATCGAAATGACAAAAACGAAAGATAATTTGGCGGTTATTGATGAGCTACTCCTGTAGTGTGATCTTTTTGATACCGATCATGTTGTCTATGAAATTGAAGAGGTAGTTTTATGATGTTTTTGTTGTGAAGTTTATGTGAATTTTAGTGTTTTGTAACTGGAATGACTTTGCTTTAAAAGATAAAAATCTTAATCTGAAAGACGGTTATGAAAAATTCTATTTTGCGTTTTAGTCTTGTTGTTTCAGTTGCGAAATCAAACAACGTTTGTGATGAAATATTTGTATCTTTTCTTCTTACTAATATTGTAACTACTAACTGCTGACATTTTCTTTACATGGATAAGGGAAGTAATTGGGAG of Helianthus annuus cultivar XRQ/B chromosome 1, HanXRQr2.0-SUNRISE, whole genome shotgun sequence contains these proteins:
- the LOC110872158 gene encoding K(+) efflux antiporter 2, chloroplastic-like isoform X2; the encoded protein is MYLYERSSSKDSAVIHRTVLVGSDLYLNTNDAIRTLKVSWHPYGDTHLGILYSDSVFSDRVAVGRALDLPVYFGDAGSREVKLISIHTTENHMMWNHSVLHKIGAERACAAAITLDTPGANYRTVWALSKYFPNVKTFVRAHDVDHGLNLEKAGVAAVVPETLEPSLQLASVVLAHAKLPMSEIAATINEFRSCHLSELTEPLLCDPNPNSPANSEVARLTTTSSSIG
- the LOC110872158 gene encoding K(+) efflux antiporter 2, chloroplastic-like isoform X1, which codes for MYLYERSSSKDSAVIHRTVLVGSDLYLNTNDAIRTLKVSWHPYGDTHLGILYSDSVFSDRVAVGRALDLPVYFGDAGSREVKLISIHTTENHMMWNHSVLHKIGAERACAAAITLDTPGANYRTVWALSKYFPNVKTFVRAHDVDHGLNLEKAGVAAVVPETLEPSLQLASVVLAHAKLPMSEIAATINEFRSCHLSELTELCETSGSSLGYGFSCIVVKPKSQPSESTDDNQVSEGTLAS